CAGGCGGCTTTCAGGTGCCGACCGGAGATGGGTGCCCCCGATCACAGCGTAAATCGGCTGCCCTTGAGTCAACTGCTGAATATGGTCAAGGGTGTTGATCAGACCGGCATGGGCACACCCCAGAAGCACAATGGTTCCCAGGCGCGACTTTATAAAGAGCGCCTGATCATCCAGCAAGGGATCCTCGTGATGACCTTGCGAGTCCCTGCGAAACCCTTCAAGGGTTATTTCTTCAGGGTGTCGCCTGGGAATTTCGCCAGTAGCCCAGATGCCGGGCACGACTTCCAGGGCGGCACGGGTTGTCACCGGCGGAACTGTCAAACCTGACAAGGCCTCCTGCGATGGGCCGGGAATTCCAATAGAACGGGCGCCCGCTTCAGCCTGTTTATACTTGGGCAAAAATGCATCGGGATGGGCGACGACCCGGATCCCCTTGTCGGCACACTGGATCACTGCAGCCAAACCACCTGTATGGTCATAGTGACCATGACTCAGAACAACGGTGTCCACCGCATCCAGATCCAGCTTAAGGGCCCGTGCATTTTCCTCAAGCACAAGTCCCTGTCCGGTGTCAAACAAGAGACAGTGGGTGTCTGTTTCAATCCAAAAGGCCAGGCCGTGCTCCGCACGGGTGGAAGGGCTGGCCACGTTGTTGTCCGAAAGGATGATAATGCGCGTATTCATGGGCATAACGCCTATTCTGGGCCGGATGATTTATTTTTGATGCGTGCCACAATGGTTTCACCAGCCCGAACTTTGTCCCCTATTCGCACGAGCACCTCCACGTCAGCCTTCGGGAAATACAAATCCAAACGCGACCCAAACTTCATCATCCCTATCTTTTCGCCCTTGGCAACCGGCACGATGTGGTCATGATCCAGCCAATACACGACGCGCCGACAAACTGGCCCGACAATCTGGCAAAGCAGGCACCGTGTTTGGGTATTCGTAATCAGGATTTTATTGTGCTGGTTGACCTCGGAGGATTTCTCCTGGAAGGTGAACAAACGTTGACCAGGATAATAGCCTAGAAAAGTTGATTGTCCGGCAATCGGGGCCCGGTTGACGTGGACATCAAACAGGCTGAGGAAAATACTGATTCGAACACAGTCGGCATGCAAGTACTTGTCCTCATGGATATCGGTGATGGCGGCCACTGTACCGTCGGCGGCGGCAACGATCAGATCGTCCCCCGCGGGAATTATCCGTTCGGGATCCCGGAAGAAGAACAGAAGATAGGCCACACATATGAATGCGAAAATGCCACATAAGCCAGCCACCCGTTGCCAAGATAGGCCTTTCCAGAGCATGATGACGGCTAGCAAACCAAACAATAAGGCAACGGCGATCACAAACGGAACAACTTCAAGTCTAATGGTCATGGAGTCACCCTCCCTGAGAGCGATTGCTCAAAGTGGTTAATATTATTCCATACTGCCCGAATATCTGCGGCGAGCGGCCCCGAATCGACTTCGACAACAGCCCGCCCCTGTAACTGGGCTGCCGTAACGCCCCGATCGTATCGTACACGGCCAGCCAACGCAGCCCCGGCTCGGTGGGCGTCGACCTCGATCCGCTCCGTCATTTCGGGGTTTAAATCCCATTTATTGACGCATACGGCGGCGGGGATGTGAAAGTGGCGGGTCAGTTCCAAAACCCTAGCCATATCATGCTCCCCTGACAAGGTCGGCTCGGTCACGATCAGAACCCGTGTAGCACCGCTGATGGAGGCAATGACCGCACACCCTACGCCAGGGGGGCCATCCACGAGAAGGAAGTCAGCTTGATTGGATATGGCCAGTGCCCGGGCGGTCTCTTTGACCTTGCTGACCAGCTTGCCGGAATTCTCGCCACCAGGGATGAGCCGGGCATGCACCATCGGGCCATGGCGCGTGTCGGAAACATACCATTCTCCGCTGAGTCGTTCAGGGAAATCAATCGCTTTCACGGGACACGACCAGACACATACACCGCACCCTTCGCAGGCGTTAGGCTCTATGGAAAATGAGGATTCACCCCCATTACCATCCGCCATTCGTACTGCATCGAACTTGCACCGCGCCAGACAAGCCCCACATTGGATACAGTCTTTCTGGCGTATGGAAGCCTCATGTCCGCACCAGAAGTCCTCCCGTTTCCGAAGGGTTGGCGACATTATCAAATGCAGGTCTGCGGCATCCACGTCGCAGTCCGCGAGAACAACCTTTCCCGCCAGAGCCGCAAAGGACGCCACCAAACTGGTTTTGCCCGTACCCCCTTTACCGCTGATAACAACAAGTTCATTTAGCGGCATATATTCCCTTCCATTCGGTTCCACAAAGATGAAAAGACGGCTTGCCACTCCGGCAGGGCTTGAACGGCCATTTCCCCGCGGGAGTACGCCTCCGCCACACGCCGGTCGTCGGGAAGTTCAGCCAGGACGGGAATTCCCTC
This DNA window, taken from bacterium, encodes the following:
- a CDS encoding ATP-binding protein; translated protein: MPLNELVVISGKGGTGKTSLVASFAALAGKVVLADCDVDAADLHLIMSPTLRKREDFWCGHEASIRQKDCIQCGACLARCKFDAVRMADGNGGESSFSIEPNACEGCGVCVWSCPVKAIDFPERLSGEWYVSDTRHGPMVHARLIPGGENSGKLVSKVKETARALAISNQADFLLVDGPPGVGCAVIASISGATRVLIVTEPTLSGEHDMARVLELTRHFHIPAAVCVNKWDLNPEMTERIEVDAHRAGAALAGRVRYDRGVTAAQLQGRAVVEVDSGPLAADIRAVWNNINHFEQSLSGRVTP
- a CDS encoding phosphatidylserine decarboxylase produces the protein MTIRLEVVPFVIAVALLFGLLAVIMLWKGLSWQRVAGLCGIFAFICVAYLLFFFRDPERIIPAGDDLIVAAADGTVAAITDIHEDKYLHADCVRISIFLSLFDVHVNRAPIAGQSTFLGYYPGQRLFTFQEKSSEVNQHNKILITNTQTRCLLCQIVGPVCRRVVYWLDHDHIVPVAKGEKIGMMKFGSRLDLYFPKADVEVLVRIGDKVRAGETIVARIKNKSSGPE
- a CDS encoding MBL fold metallo-hydrolase gives rise to the protein MNTRIIILSDNNVASPSTRAEHGLAFWIETDTHCLLFDTGQGLVLEENARALKLDLDAVDTVVLSHGHYDHTGGLAAVIQCADKGIRVVAHPDAFLPKYKQAEAGARSIGIPGPSQEALSGLTVPPVTTRAALEVVPGIWATGEIPRRHPEEITLEGFRRDSQGHHEDPLLDDQALFIKSRLGTIVLLGCAHAGLINTLDHIQQLTQGQPIYAVIGGTHLRSAPESRLDWTINELRRFNLHRLVALHCTGAGATAALWNAFPGICAPGGTGACFDF